A genomic window from Bacillus marinisedimentorum includes:
- a CDS encoding DUF2785 domain-containing protein, giving the protein MLKNRLLSMESDSNEELYTLCLEMMNYIGSPDPILRDDLIYRTLERLIPAGAFTDEQLHRILEISLGRTHLFFNIDTIDENGVFTRSFSALVIALVLAENKKHHFLYEQDLLVIHDAVIEYLGHEWDLRGYVPGKGWARGIAHIADVIDILVKQDDYPGKRRQQLLEAMFEKMATERTIYVYQEEERMLNPLMTILEQGFDEEVLLELLSKMLVKMDYAFLEMREDDYAALYMNVTRFLRGLFFRLEASGMFPLLKNDIEFMLLHEVRTFS; this is encoded by the coding sequence GTGTTAAAAAATCGGCTGCTAAGCATGGAATCCGACTCGAATGAAGAACTATATACCCTTTGTCTCGAAATGATGAATTACATCGGTTCACCCGATCCGATCTTGCGTGACGATCTCATATACCGGACACTGGAACGGCTGATCCCGGCCGGTGCTTTCACAGATGAACAGCTGCACCGTATCCTTGAGATCAGCCTGGGCCGCACCCACCTCTTCTTTAATATTGATACGATAGATGAAAACGGAGTTTTCACCCGCTCTTTTTCAGCCCTTGTCATTGCCCTTGTACTGGCTGAAAATAAAAAACATCATTTCCTTTATGAGCAGGACCTGCTGGTCATCCACGATGCGGTCATTGAATATCTGGGGCATGAATGGGACCTGCGCGGTTATGTCCCCGGTAAAGGCTGGGCCCGCGGTATCGCCCATATCGCAGATGTCATCGATATTCTGGTCAAACAGGATGACTATCCAGGGAAGCGAAGACAGCAGCTTCTCGAAGCAATGTTTGAAAAAATGGCCACAGAACGGACCATTTATGTCTATCAAGAAGAGGAACGGATGCTCAACCCCCTCATGACCATACTTGAACAGGGTTTCGATGAAGAAGTCCTGCTTGAGCTGTTAAGTAAGATGCTCGTGAAAATGGATTATGCATTTCTTGAAATGAGGGAAGATGACTACGCGGCACTTTATATGAATGTTACCCGGTTTCTTAGAGGGCTTTTCTTCCGGCTTGAGGCCTCGGGAATGTTCCCGCTTTTGAAAAACGATATAGAGTTTATGCTTTTGCATGAAGTCAGAACCTTTTCATGA
- the treR gene encoding trehalose operon repressor, with product MNNKYKIIYQEISEQIESGKMKPDTKLPSEHELMDMYGVSRETIRKALNLLAQNGFIQKIRGKGSIVLDLKRYDFPVSGMVSFRELADKMGQSTRTIVKELGILEPDDYLQEQLQIKGNEDVWKVVRVREIDGEKVILDKDFFLTSFVPELTKRACEHSIYEYLEDEKGLEISFAKKVISVEEPGEEDRRLLDFKDYHAVVVVRNYVYLKSADLFQYTESRHRPDKFRFVDFARREQKR from the coding sequence ATGAATAACAAATATAAAATAATCTATCAGGAGATTTCTGAGCAAATAGAAAGCGGAAAAATGAAACCGGATACAAAACTTCCATCCGAGCACGAGTTAATGGATATGTACGGCGTTTCGCGGGAGACGATTCGAAAGGCCCTTAATTTACTTGCCCAAAATGGGTTCATCCAAAAAATCCGGGGAAAGGGATCAATCGTGTTGGATTTGAAGCGATATGATTTTCCTGTCTCGGGAATGGTCAGTTTCCGGGAACTCGCCGATAAAATGGGGCAAAGCACACGAACCATCGTAAAAGAACTCGGCATTTTGGAACCGGATGATTACTTGCAGGAGCAACTGCAGATTAAAGGCAATGAAGACGTTTGGAAAGTAGTAAGAGTACGCGAAATAGACGGGGAAAAGGTTATCCTTGATAAAGATTTCTTCCTTACATCTTTTGTGCCGGAACTGACAAAAAGGGCGTGTGAACATTCGATTTATGAATACCTTGAAGATGAAAAAGGCCTCGAAATCAGCTTTGCGAAAAAAGTGATATCAGTTGAGGAACCCGGAGAGGAAGACCGGAGACTGCTGGATTTTAAAGACTATCACGCCGTTGTCGTTGTCAGGAACTATGTGTACTTAAAGAGCGCTGACCTATTTCAATATACGGAATCCCGGCATCGTCCCGATAAATTCCGATTTGTCGATTTCGCAAGAAGGGAACAGAAACGCTAA
- a CDS encoding DUF1206 domain-containing protein: MGYDTRLVKDEVKKKAENKAKQVKPWVRNFARFGYAAKGTVYVLIGILSIMPAGGFGGRTTGSEGAFAALSSRPFGEFALWIMAFGLIGYAVWKLMETFMHIKGKEHGIKEMIKRASFLVSAVIHLGLAYKAFMIIMNAGSPGSARQTVTARLLGEVWGRWIIGIAGAIILAFAFYELYKGYKGKFGKHLKAIEMDEDERKTMRTVGKAGFIARGVVFALIGWFVIDSALEAKAENEQGMDKALSEIAQQPFGPYLLAVVAGGLLMYGIFMFFKARYRVITI, translated from the coding sequence ATGGGATATGACACCCGCTTAGTAAAAGATGAAGTCAAAAAAAAGGCTGAAAATAAAGCAAAACAAGTAAAACCTTGGGTTCGGAATTTCGCACGTTTCGGATATGCGGCAAAGGGGACTGTTTACGTCCTGATCGGAATCCTGTCGATTATGCCAGCAGGCGGCTTTGGCGGCAGGACAACCGGATCAGAGGGAGCGTTTGCCGCGCTTTCGTCCAGACCTTTCGGTGAATTTGCATTGTGGATTATGGCATTTGGGCTTATCGGTTATGCGGTGTGGAAGCTGATGGAAACGTTTATGCATATCAAAGGCAAAGAGCATGGGATCAAGGAAATGATCAAGAGGGCAAGTTTCCTGGTTAGTGCGGTTATCCACCTTGGACTTGCATATAAAGCATTCATGATCATTATGAATGCCGGCAGTCCCGGATCAGCCAGGCAAACGGTTACAGCAAGGCTCCTGGGGGAAGTGTGGGGCAGGTGGATTATCGGCATTGCGGGTGCAATCATCTTGGCTTTTGCCTTTTATGAACTATACAAAGGATATAAAGGAAAATTCGGCAAACATTTGAAAGCAATCGAGATGGATGAAGACGAACGAAAAACGATGAGAACAGTAGGAAAGGCCGGATTCATTGCCCGCGGGGTCGTTTTTGCCCTTATTGGGTGGTTTGTCATTGACAGTGCGCTTGAAGCAAAAGCTGAAAATGAGCAGGGCATGGATAAAGCCCTTTCCGAAATCGCCCAGCAGCCCTTCGGCCCGTACCTTCTGGCGGTTGTGGCCGGAGGTTTGCTGATGTACGGTATTTTCATGTTTTTTAAAGCCCGCTACCGGGTCATAACCATTTGA